A segment of the Desulfofundulus kuznetsovii DSM 6115 genome:
AGCTTCATACCGGCGTATTCCTTGGTTACCCGCTTGGTGCTACCCCAGATGATCACCAGGATGTAGATGGGAATGACCACCACTTCGTAGAAGAGCAGGAAGATAAACAGGTCCTGGGCCACAAAGGTGCCCATCACACCGGTGATCAAGAGACACAGCAGGATGAAGAAATCCCGCGGACGGTGGTCGACATTCCAGGAGGCAAAAACCGCCGAAAAACCAATCAGGTTGGTCAGCAACAGCATGGGCAGGCTGATACCGTCCACGCCCAGGAAGAAGGTGACACCCAGATCCTTAATCCAGGGCACCTGCTGCACAAACTGCAAACCGCCCAGGGATTGGTCGTAGGCAAAGTACACGTACAGGGACAGGGCCATGGAAATGAAGGTTCCCGTGGCCGCGATACACTTGATGAGCATGTGCTCCTCCCGGGGAATAAAGGCCATGATCACCGCTGCCACCACGGGAGCAAGCAGGATGGTTAGTAAAACGGGGAAGCCTTCCATTTACTTCACACCCCCCACAATCAGGCTGGCAGCCGAAGGACCGGTAAAGGCCAGGAGAACGACCACGGCCAGCACACCCAGGAAAAACACCAGGGCGTAGTTCTGGAGCCGGCCGGTGTTGGTCACCCGCAGGCCTTCGCCAAACAGGCAGGTCAGGGCGCCCAGGCCGTTGACGATAACACCGTCCACCACATAGATGTCGAACAGGTAGAACAGTTTGGCCGCACCATCAATGATGGTATGGTTGAACCAGAGGTAGATTTCATCAATATAGTACTTGTTGTACAGGATGGTGTAGATGTGCTTGTAACGTTCGGCCAGTTCCTTTGCCCTGGCTTTGGTCTTATCCGCACAGTAGAGCTGGTAGGCCAGGTAAATGCCGGCTGCGGCCAGCACGATGGAGCCGATCATGACCCAGTAGTTGGGCTCTACGTGGTGAGGATGACCAAAGAAGATCCACTCGCCCCAGTAGGGCGCCCAGGGAGTCCCCACCAGGCCGCCAACGGCAGATAAAATAGCCAGGCCGATCAAGGGCAGGGTCATTACCGGAGGAGATTCGTGCGGGTGGTTCTCCGGATTCTCGTCGCCAAAGAAGGTCAGGAAGATCAGCCGCCACATGTAAAAGGCGGTCAGGAAAGCGGTAAAGGCAGCCATGACAAAGAGGACATAATGCCCGCTCTCCAGGGTCACGGCCAGGATTTCGTCCTTGCTCCAGAACCCGGCAAAGGGGGGAATACCGGCTATGGCCAGGCCACCAATGACAAAAGTCCAGCCGGTAATGGGCATTTTCTTGATCAGGCCGCCCATCTCCCACACGTCCGCCTTGTGGTGCAGGGCATGCAGCACGCTGCCGGCGCCCAGGAACATGAGGGCTTTAAAGAAGGCATGGGTCCACATGTGGAACAGACTGGCCGTCATGCTGCCCACCCCCAGGGCCAGCATCATATAACCAATCTGGCTGACCGTGGAGTAGGCCAGAATGCGCTTGATTTCCCGCTGGGTGACGGCAATGGTGGCGGCAAACAGGGCCGTGAAACCACCGGTGATGGCCACCAGTTCCATGGCATTGGGCACTTCGTGGAAGAGGAACATGGTCCGGGCCACCAGGTAGACACCAGCCACCACCATGGTAGCGGCGTGGATCAGGGCGCTGACCGGGGTGGGACCTTCCATGGCATCCGGCAACCACACGTGCAGGGGGAACTGGCCCGACTTACCGATGGGCCCGATAAACACCAGCACGGCAATGAGGCTTAACACGCCGAAAGTGGTATATTGCTCGAAGTGGGCAATTTTTTCGGAAAGCTCCACCAGGTTCAAAGTGCCAAAGACAATTTGCAGCGACAAAAGCCCGAGCAATAAACCGAAGTCGGCAACACGACAGGTGATAAAGGCTTTCTTTGCCGCCTCCCGGGCGGAAATCTTGTGGCTGTAAAACCCGATCAACAGGTAGGAACACAGACCGACCAGCTCCCACGCCACAAACATCTCCAGCAGGTTGCTGGAAATGGCCAGCAGGAGCATGGAGGCAGCAAACAGGGAAACATAGGAGAAGAACACCGAAAAGCCGGGATCGCCTTTCATGTAACCGATGGCGTAGATAAAGATCAGGGACGCCACCATGGAGACCATGAAAATCATCATGGCCGATACGGGATCAAGCTGCACCCCTACGTCTATCTGCAGGCCGGGCATGGAAAACCACCGCACGGCGTAGACCAGGGGTTCTTCCTTAAATGCCGGATTGGTAAACACGCCGTATGCTGCCAGGGCCGAAACGATAAAGGAACCCACTATTCCGGCCACGGCCACCAGGGCGCTGAGCATGGGCCAGGGCCTGGTCAAAAAGACGATGGCTAAAAAGGCCAGAGCAGGCAGCAGGGGCACCAGCCAGGCGTGGTGCATCGCAAATTCAACCATCTCGTTGGACACCCACCTTTCCTACCACTTAAGCCAGTCAAAGTCATCCAGGTTAACCGATACCCTGTTGCGGTAGATGGCAATGATGATGGCCAACCCAACCCCCACTTCGGCAGCGGCCACCGTGATTACGAAAATGGCAAAGAGCTGACCCATGAAAAGGGTGGGGGTTATATACTTGCTGATGGCCACCAGGTTAATGTTCACGGCATTGAGCATCAACTCAATACAGATGAGCACTGCGATGGCATTCCTTTTGGCCAGCACGCCAAAGAGACCGATACCAAAAAGCAGCGCCGATAGCACCATATAGTGGGTGAGGCTAATCGTTGTGAACATCGGCTTTTACCTCCTTGGCCAGGAAAATGGCTCCCACCAGGGCCACCAGCAGGAGAATGGCAGCTACTTCAAAGGGAATGACGTACTTGCTCAGCATAATTTCGGCTATGCTTTCCACGGTTTTTTCCGGCACGGCCGCAGCCGGGCTCGCCCAGGGAGTGGTTGCGGCAAGATAACCGCAAACGACCAGCACCAGGGCCACCACCCCTGCCGCAGCTTTGGTCTGGTTGTTAAACAGGTTGGTGCTCCCCATGTCGCCGCGCTGGATGAGCATGATACCGAAGACCACCATGATACACACCGCACCGGCATACACCAGTACCTGCACCGCGGCCAGAAAATCGGCGTCCAGGGTCAGGAACAGACCGGCCATGGCCACAAAACACACCGCCAGCCAGAGCACCGAGTGCACGATGTTCCTGAGCACGACCACCAGGAGAGCCGATCCCAGGATGGTGGCGGCCAGCAGGTAGAAAGCGGCAGTCATCCAAATGCCTTCCATATAAATTAACCCTCCTCGCCAGGAGCCTTGCCGGCGGCCACTTCTGCCCTGGCGGTCTTGGCCCGGGCCCCCGCCGGACGTTCGGCAGCGGCTTCCGCCGGCTCCTCCTCGGGTAAAGCTTCGGGAGCAGGACGATCTACCAGCACCAGGCGCACCTTGTCCCGGAAGAACTGGTTCATGTTGATTACATGGCTGAACTTAAGAGCGTCTTTATTGCATGACTCCACACACAACCCGCAGAACAGGCAATATTCGATACGCATGACATATTTGGTCAGGTACTGCTTTTTGCCCACCTTCTCCCTGGTAATCTGAATTACCTTATTGGGACAGGCGTTGGCACACAGGCCGCAGGCAATGCACTTATCCACATCCAGTTCAAAGCGACCGTGATAACGTTCAGGCAGGGGAACCTTTTCCTCTGGATATTGTACGGTAACCTTCCTGGTAAACAGTTCCTTCCAGGTGATGGCCAGGCCCTTTAATAGACCTTGTCCGAACATTCAATCACCACCCTATCGCCCGGTAGATGTACATGCCCACACCGGTAACAAATATGTTGGCCAGGGAAAGCGGCACCAGCACTTTCCATCCAAAGCCCATTAACTGGTCAACCCGGATACGGGGGTAAGTCCAGCGGATCCACATGAAGATGAAGATCATGGCGTAGACCTTGATAAAGAACCAGAACCAGGAAGGCAGGAAGGTCCACCCGAAGGGAGCCAGCCAGCCGCCCAGGAACATGATGGTGCACATGCAGGAAATGACCATCATGCTGCCGTATTCCGCCAGCATGTACATGGCATAGCCCATGCCGCTGTACTCGGTGTAGGGGCCGGCAATAATCTCCGACTCGCCTTCTACCAGGTCAAAGGGGGTACGGTTGACCTCGGATACCCCGGCAATGAAGTAAATCAGGAAGGCCAGGGGCTGCGCAAAAATAAACCACGTGCTGCGCTGGGCATTGACAATCTCGGTGATGCTCAGGGTACCGGTGAGCATGATTACTCCCAGCAGGGAAAGCACCAGGGGCAACTCGTAACTGACCATCTGGGCCACCACCCGCATGCCGCCCACCAGGGAGTATTTGTTGTTGGAGGACCAGCCGCCCATCCAGAAGATGATGGTGGAAAGGGAAGCAACGGCCAGCACGTAAAAAACGCCGATATTCAGGTCAATGGGGGCCATGCCCTCTCCCCAGGGGATGACCGCGAAGGCCATCATCGGGGGAACAAACACAAGGACGGGAGCGGCCAGATAAACGACCTTATCCACCCGCCGCGGGATAATAATTTCCTTGGCCAGAAGTTTCACCACGTCTGCTACAGTCTGGAGCAGGCCCTTGGGACCAACCCGGTTGGGTCCGATCCGGCACTGGATATAAGCGGCGACCTTCCGCTCCATGTACACCAGCCAGACGACGTTGAGGGAAACAAATATAATAACTGCCAGTAGCTTAACGACCATGACGATAAATTCACTGGCCAAGGGAGGCACACCGGCACCGGCCAGATAGGTTCGCAGGCCCGCGGCAATACCGGTAAAAATATTTTCACCCATGCCTCTTCTCCCCTAACTCCATTTTTTAGCAATCAACTTCACCCAGAACTATATCCAGACTGCCCAGGATGGCGATGACGTCGGCAATCTTCCAGCCCACCAGCAGTTCATCCAGATAGCCCAGATTAATGAAGGAGGGCCGGCGGAAGTGCACCCGGTAGGGCTTGGGACTGCCATCGCTGACCACATAGCAGCCCAGGATGCCCTTGGAGCTTTCAATTTCCGCATAAGCCTCCCCGGCCGGGGGTTTGATCACTTTGGGTATTTTGGCCATAATGGGACCCTCGGGCAGGCCCTCCACCGCCTGCTGAATAATGCGGGCCGACTGGCGGATTTCTTTGATCCGGCAGACAAAGCGGTCAAAGCAGTCCCCGTTTTTCCCCACCGGCACTTCAAAGTCAAAGCGGTCGTATACGCCGTAGGGGCGCACCTTGCGCAGGTCATAGGGAATACCGCTGCCCCTTAAAACAGGACCGCTCAGGCTGTAATTGATACCCATCTCGGGAGTGATGATCCCGACGTATTTTGTACGGGCCTGGAAGATCTCGTTGCCCGTGATCAGGCCGTCGTATTCGTCGCACAGGGAGGGCAGATCTTTTAAGAATTTTTGCAGGGGCGGGAAAAACTCGGGGGGTAAATCATCGGCTACGCCGCCAATGCGGAAGTAGCTGAAAGTCATGCGGGAACCGGAAACCATTTCCAGAAGATCCAGCACCCGCTCCCGGTCCCGGAAGCAATAAAGAAATCCGGTAAACCCGCCGATGTCCACGCTGTAGGTGCCTACGGCCACCAAATGGCTGGCAATCCGGGAAAGCTCACCCACAAT
Coding sequences within it:
- a CDS encoding NADH-quinone oxidoreductase subunit D — translated: MKTQTYVLNMGPQHPSTHGVFRIILELDGEVVVKATSVPGYLHRGIEKLAEARTYTQVIPYTDRMDYLASMLMNWGYVAAVEKLMGVEVPERAEYIRVIVGELSRIASHLVAVGTYSVDIGGFTGFLYCFRDRERVLDLLEMVSGSRMTFSYFRIGGVADDLPPEFFPPLQKFLKDLPSLCDEYDGLITGNEIFQARTKYVGIITPEMGINYSLSGPVLRGSGIPYDLRKVRPYGVYDRFDFEVPVGKNGDCFDRFVCRIKEIRQSARIIQQAVEGLPEGPIMAKIPKVIKPPAGEAYAEIESSKGILGCYVVSDGSPKPYRVHFRRPSFINLGYLDELLVGWKIADVIAILGSLDIVLGEVDC
- the nuoK gene encoding NADH-quinone oxidoreductase subunit NuoK, whose product is MFTTISLTHYMVLSALLFGIGLFGVLAKRNAIAVLICIELMLNAVNINLVAISKYITPTLFMGQLFAIFVITVAAAEVGVGLAIIIAIYRNRVSVNLDDFDWLKW
- the nuoH gene encoding NADH-quinone oxidoreductase subunit NuoH, with product MGENIFTGIAAGLRTYLAGAGVPPLASEFIVMVVKLLAVIIFVSLNVVWLVYMERKVAAYIQCRIGPNRVGPKGLLQTVADVVKLLAKEIIIPRRVDKVVYLAAPVLVFVPPMMAFAVIPWGEGMAPIDLNIGVFYVLAVASLSTIIFWMGGWSSNNKYSLVGGMRVVAQMVSYELPLVLSLLGVIMLTGTLSITEIVNAQRSTWFIFAQPLAFLIYFIAGVSEVNRTPFDLVEGESEIIAGPYTEYSGMGYAMYMLAEYGSMMVISCMCTIMFLGGWLAPFGWTFLPSWFWFFIKVYAMIFIFMWIRWTYPRIRVDQLMGFGWKVLVPLSLANIFVTGVGMYIYRAIGW
- a CDS encoding NADH-quinone oxidoreductase subunit J family protein translates to MEGIWMTAAFYLLAATILGSALLVVVLRNIVHSVLWLAVCFVAMAGLFLTLDADFLAAVQVLVYAGAVCIMVVFGIMLIQRGDMGSTNLFNNQTKAAAGVVALVLVVCGYLAATTPWASPAAAVPEKTVESIAEIMLSKYVIPFEVAAILLLVALVGAIFLAKEVKADVHND
- a CDS encoding NuoI/complex I 23 kDa subunit family protein; protein product: MFGQGLLKGLAITWKELFTRKVTVQYPEEKVPLPERYHGRFELDVDKCIACGLCANACPNKVIQITREKVGKKQYLTKYVMRIEYCLFCGLCVESCNKDALKFSHVINMNQFFRDKVRLVLVDRPAPEALPEEEPAEAAAERPAGARAKTARAEVAAGKAPGEEG
- the nuoL gene encoding NADH-quinone oxidoreductase subunit L yields the protein MVEFAMHHAWLVPLLPALAFLAIVFLTRPWPMLSALVAVAGIVGSFIVSALAAYGVFTNPAFKEEPLVYAVRWFSMPGLQIDVGVQLDPVSAMMIFMVSMVASLIFIYAIGYMKGDPGFSVFFSYVSLFAASMLLLAISSNLLEMFVAWELVGLCSYLLIGFYSHKISAREAAKKAFITCRVADFGLLLGLLSLQIVFGTLNLVELSEKIAHFEQYTTFGVLSLIAVLVFIGPIGKSGQFPLHVWLPDAMEGPTPVSALIHAATMVVAGVYLVARTMFLFHEVPNAMELVAITGGFTALFAATIAVTQREIKRILAYSTVSQIGYMMLALGVGSMTASLFHMWTHAFFKALMFLGAGSVLHALHHKADVWEMGGLIKKMPITGWTFVIGGLAIAGIPPFAGFWSKDEILAVTLESGHYVLFVMAAFTAFLTAFYMWRLIFLTFFGDENPENHPHESPPVMTLPLIGLAILSAVGGLVGTPWAPYWGEWIFFGHPHHVEPNYWVMIGSIVLAAAGIYLAYQLYCADKTKARAKELAERYKHIYTILYNKYYIDEIYLWFNHTIIDGAAKLFYLFDIYVVDGVIVNGLGALTCLFGEGLRVTNTGRLQNYALVFFLGVLAVVVLLAFTGPSAASLIVGGVK